Proteins encoded within one genomic window of Microbacterium sp. LKL04:
- a CDS encoding YraN family protein has translation MAAKDDLGRAGENRAEDYLRTHGYRILDRNWRSPGGEIDIVAEQGRHLVVVEVKTRRGEWFGHPFAAVTARKRDRLWRLGAAWVVAHPDAARGRRLRLDLIGITGPDPRSAVVEHLEDLR, from the coding sequence ATGGCAGCGAAAGACGACCTCGGCCGAGCCGGCGAGAATCGTGCGGAGGACTATCTCCGTACCCACGGGTACCGCATCCTCGATCGGAATTGGCGGAGTCCGGGCGGCGAGATCGACATCGTCGCAGAGCAGGGTCGCCACCTCGTCGTCGTCGAGGTCAAGACGCGACGAGGGGAGTGGTTCGGCCATCCGTTCGCTGCGGTGACCGCGCGCAAGCGGGATCGGCTGTGGCGATTGGGAGCGGCGTGGGTCGTGGCGCACCCGGATGCCGCGCGCGGCCGACGGCTCCGGCTCGATCTGATCGGCATCACGGGGCCAGACCCCCGCTCCGCGGTCGTGGAGCACCTGGAGGACCTCCGATGA
- a CDS encoding ribonuclease HII: protein MAAVAPTLTLERRLLREHTLVIACDEVGRGALAGPVAVGAVAADAAFSRRRVPEGLRDSKLIVEPRRAGVAERARAWVPAHAVGWATANEVDEVGIIRALGLAAVRAIDDLRAQGVEVEDALVILDGNHDYITPIASVGRGVRPVIKADRDCASASAASVIAKVARDEYMGDLDAQSPVYCWSRNKGYASAEHRAAIESHGLSAHHRASWSIAAAPTLF, encoded by the coding sequence ATGGCGGCCGTCGCTCCGACGCTCACCCTCGAGCGGCGTCTCCTGCGCGAACACACGCTCGTCATCGCGTGCGACGAAGTCGGCCGCGGGGCGCTTGCGGGTCCGGTCGCCGTCGGAGCGGTGGCTGCGGATGCCGCCTTCAGCCGTCGACGCGTGCCCGAAGGGCTGCGCGACTCGAAGCTCATCGTCGAACCGCGCCGTGCGGGAGTGGCGGAGCGAGCGCGCGCCTGGGTGCCGGCCCACGCCGTGGGGTGGGCGACGGCGAACGAAGTCGATGAGGTGGGCATCATCCGAGCGCTGGGGCTTGCCGCCGTGCGAGCGATCGACGACCTTCGTGCGCAGGGCGTGGAGGTCGAGGACGCGCTCGTGATCCTCGACGGCAACCACGACTACATCACGCCGATCGCGTCCGTCGGCCGGGGAGTCCGGCCCGTCATCAAGGCGGACCGGGATTGCGCGTCGGCCTCGGCGGCATCCGTCATCGCGAAGGTCGCACGTGACGAGTACATGGGGGATCTCGACGCGCAGTCACCGGTCTACTGCTGGTCCCGCAACAAGGGGTATGCGAGCGCGGAGCACCGCGCCGCGATCGAGAGCCACGGGCTCAGTGCTCACCATCGCGCGTCATGGTCCATCGCGGCCGCCCCCACCCTGTTCTAG
- a CDS encoding DUF2469 family protein — protein MDDEVFEDYDRELELALYKEYRDVVGQFQYVIETERRFYLANEVNVVRRDTEHDFYFEISMNDVWVWDIYRADRFVKSVRVLTFKDVNVEELQRRDFQLPEELSLDG, from the coding sequence ATGGATGACGAAGTCTTCGAGGACTATGACCGCGAACTCGAGCTGGCTCTGTACAAGGAGTACCGGGACGTCGTCGGTCAGTTCCAGTACGTGATCGAGACCGAGCGCAGGTTCTACCTCGCCAACGAGGTCAACGTCGTCCGTCGTGACACCGAGCATGATTTCTATTTCGAGATCTCGATGAACGACGTGTGGGTCTGGGACATCTACCGCGCGGACCGGTTCGTGAAGTCCGTGCGGGTTCTCACCTTCAAGGACGTCAACGTCGAAGAGCTCCAGCGGCGCGACTTCCAGCTCCCCGAGGAGTTGTCGCTCGACGGCTGA